Proteins encoded within one genomic window of Onychostoma macrolepis isolate SWU-2019 chromosome 11, ASM1243209v1, whole genome shotgun sequence:
- the ctbs gene encoding di-N-acetylchitobiase, with amino-acid sequence MWIIVSLFVLTLTAQVWSKVCPCAQEELCQPIRSQPGFEVFVFDVGKKAWKFYDWTQVTTVAAFGEYDAELMCYAHSKGARVVLKGDVPLSYIVDPVNRTAWIQEKVQLAKSQFMDGINLDVEQGVETGSPEYYALTALVKETTESFHTEIPGSQVSFDVAWSPKCIDKRCYDYLAIADSCDLLFVMSYDEQSQIWGDCIAMANAPFNQTLTAYDQYISMNIEPKKLVMGVPWYGYDYSCLNFTKDGICTIPKVPFRGAPCSDASGKQIPYSIMMKQINSSISGRLWDENQRAPYYNYKDTEGRVHQVWYDDPESIALKAAYVAQRGLKGIGMWNGNLLDYSSDPIAQQQTVDMWNALTSGEHRESAAVP; translated from the exons atgtggattattgtgtcTCTCTTCGTGCTAACTTTGACCGCGCAGGTGTGGTCCAAAGTTTGCCCATGTGCTCAAGAGGAGCTCTGTCAGCCCATCCGATCCCAGCCGGGGTTTGAG GTTTTTGTATTTGATGTTGGGAAAAAGGCTTGGAAGTTTTATGACTGGACCCAAGTAACAACGGTTGCAGCTTTTGGAGAATATGATGCTGAACTCATGTGTTACGCTCACTCTAAAGGAGCTCGTGTGGTCCTGAAAG gAGATGTGCCACTCTCATATATTGTGGATCCAGTAAATAGGACAGCTTGGATTCAGGAAAAAGTCCAGTTAGCAAAGAGTCAGTTCATGGATGGAATAAACCTAGATGTTGAGCAGGGAGTGGAGACCGGTTCCCCTGAATACTATGCTTTGACAGCCCTTGTCAAGGAAACCACTGAAAGTTTCCACACAGAGATCCCAGGCTCTCAG GTATCATTTGATGTGGCTTGGTCACCCAAATGCATTGATAAGCGTTGCTATGACTACCTTGCTATTGCCGATTCATGCGATCTCTTGTTTGTTATGTCCTATGATGAGCAAAGCCAGATCTGGGGTGATTGTATTGCCATGGCAAATGCCCCCTTCAATCAGACATTGACAG CCTACGATCAATACATCAGCATGAACATAGAGCCAAAGAAACTTGTGATGGGTGTTCCATGGTATGGTTATGACTACAGCTGCCTGAATTTTACAAAG GATGGGATATGTACAATTCCAAAAGTGCCATTCAGAGGGGCTCCATGTAGCGACGCATCCGGCAAACAAATTCCCTACAGCATCATGATGAAACAGATCAACAGCTCAATATCAGGACGACTGTGGGATGAGAACCAGCGAGCTCCATATTATAATTACAAG GACACAGAAGGCAGGGTCCATCAGGTGTGGTATGATGACCCTGAAAGCATTGCTCTGAAAGCTGCCTATGTGGCACAACGCGGTCTGAAAGGAATTGGAATGTGGAACGGAAATCTCCTGGACTACAGTAGTGACCCAATCGCCCAGCAACAGACGGTGGACATGTGGAACGCCCTTACATCCGGTGAACACAGGGAGTCTGCTGCCGTCCCCTAG
- the agtrap gene encoding type-1 angiotensin II receptor-associated protein isoform X1, producing MEIPAINLKAIVLVHWLLTVWACLFPWLNTSYVLGNVSVLAVGVWAIAQRDSIDAVLMFLIGLAVTILTDIVHFGLYYADTEAHYGSGLFRFSGGMAILSLLLKPVSCFFVYQMYRERGGEYNVNFGFPRITRNRDAYQSIDHQDQSGGSASSYNQAEAGKPGPPSY from the exons ATGGAAATACCAGCCATAAACCTCAAG GCCATCGTGTTGGTTCACTGGTTACTGACAGTCTG GGCGTGCTTGTTCCCCTGGCTTAATACTTCTTATGTGTTGGGGAACGTGAGTGTTCTTGCAGTGGGTGTGTGGGCCATTGCACAGAGAGACTCCATAGACGCTGTATTAATG TTCTTGATTGGGTTGGCAGTGACCATCCTGACTGACATTGTTCATTTTGGGCTGTACTATGCGGATACTGAAGCCCACTATGGGAGCGGCTTGTTTCGCTTTAGTGGGGGCATGGCCATCCTGAGCCTGCTGCTCAAACCTGTTTCCTGCTTCTTTGTCTACCAGATGTACCGTGAGCGGGGTGGCGAATACAACGTCAACTTCG GTTTTCCAAGGATAACTCGAAACAGAGATGCCTACCAGTCCATTGACCACCAGGACCAGTCTGGCGGCTCTGCCAGCTCCTACAACCAAGCAGAGGCTGGCAAACCTGGGCCACCTTCCTACTAA
- the agtrap gene encoding type-1 angiotensin II receptor-associated protein isoform X2 translates to MEIPAINLKAIVLVHWLLTVWACLFPWLNTSYVLGNVSVLAVGVWAIAQRDSIDAVLMFLIGLAVTILTDIVHFGLYYADTEAHYGSGLFRFSGGMAILSLLLKPVSCFFVYQMYRERGGEYNVNFDLETSVDSRCTTDSADSTLLSRRY, encoded by the exons ATGGAAATACCAGCCATAAACCTCAAG GCCATCGTGTTGGTTCACTGGTTACTGACAGTCTG GGCGTGCTTGTTCCCCTGGCTTAATACTTCTTATGTGTTGGGGAACGTGAGTGTTCTTGCAGTGGGTGTGTGGGCCATTGCACAGAGAGACTCCATAGACGCTGTATTAATG TTCTTGATTGGGTTGGCAGTGACCATCCTGACTGACATTGTTCATTTTGGGCTGTACTATGCGGATACTGAAGCCCACTATGGGAGCGGCTTGTTTCGCTTTAGTGGGGGCATGGCCATCCTGAGCCTGCTGCTCAAACCTGTTTCCTGCTTCTTTGTCTACCAGATGTACCGTGAGCGGGGTGGCGAATACAACGTCAACTTCG ACCTGGAAACATCCGTGGACAGTCGCTGCACCACGGACAGTGCTGATAGCACACTGCTCAGCCGTCGCTACTGA